The following proteins come from a genomic window of Lycium ferocissimum isolate CSIRO_LF1 chromosome 4, AGI_CSIRO_Lferr_CH_V1, whole genome shotgun sequence:
- the LOC132052620 gene encoding biotin synthase, mitochondrial, which translates to MMLVRSIRRPLSSLVVVQSRAPSYSSLSASAAAVEAERYIKEGPRNNWSRNEIKSIYDSPLLDLLFHGAQVHRHSHNFKEVQQCTLLSIKTGGCSEDCSYCPQSSRYNTGLKAQKLMNKDAVLEAARKAKEGGSTRFCMGAAWRDTIGRKTNMNQIVEYVKEIREMGMEVCCTLGMLEKQQALELKKAGLTAYNHNLDTSREYYPNIITTRTYDERLETLKHVREAGINVCSGGIIGLGEAEEDRIGLLHTLATLPTHPESVPINALIAVKGTPLEDQKPVDIWDMIRMISTARITMPSAMVRLSAGRVRFSIPEQALCFLAGANSIFTGEKLLTTPNNDYDADQNMFKILGLVPKAPNFSEDEKDSEDEKMEASV; encoded by the exons ATGATGTTGGTTCGATCGATTAGAAGACCATTATCGTCGTTAGTTGTAGTGCAGTCGCGCGCGCCGAGTTATTCGTCATTGTCAGCTTCAGCGGCAGCAGTAGAAGCGGAGAGATATATAAAGGAAGGGCCGAGAAATAATTGGAGCAGAAATGAAATCAAGTCCATTTATGACTCTCCACTACTCGATCTCCTCTTTCACGGC GCTCAGGTACATAGACATTCTCATAACTTTAAAGAAGTGCAGCAGTGTACTTTGCTGTCTATTAAGACAGGAGGATGTAGTGAAGATTGTTCATATTGTCCTCAGTCATCTAGATACAACACAGGACTGAAAGCACAGAAACTTATGAACAAGGATGCCGTTCTGGAAGCAGCAAGAAAG GCAAAAGAGGGAGGTAGTACTCGTTTTTGTATGGGTGCTGCATGGAGGGATACAATAGGAAGGAAAACCAATATGAACCAGATCGTCGAGTATGTCAAGGAAATAAG GGAAATGGGAATGGAGGTTTGCTGCACCTTGGGAATGCTTGAGAAGCAGCAAGCGTTAGAGCTCAAGAAAGCAGGTCTTACAGCATACAATCACAATCTTGACACCTCAAGAGAGTACTATCCTAATATTATAACCACGAGAACTTATGATGAGCGGCTGGAAACACTGAAGCATGTTCGTGAAGCAGGAATTAATGTTTGTTCAG gTGGAATAATAGGGCTCGGTGAGGCTGAAGAGGATAGAATTGGTTTGTTGCATACCCTGGCTACTCTTCCGACTCACCCTGAGAGTGTGCCGATTAATGCACTTATTGCAGTAAAAGGCACACCATTGGAAGACCAGAAG CCAGTGGACATATGGGATATGATTCGGATGATTTCGACAGCCAGAATAACAATGCCAAGCGCAATGGTTAGGCTTTCTGCAGGAAGAGTTCGGTTTTCTATCCCTGAGCAGGCTCTTTGTTTCCTTGCTGGTGCAAATTCCATCTTTACAGGCGAGAAGTTGTTGACTACACCCAATAATGACTATGATGCTGATCAGAATATGTTCAAAATACTTGGACTTGTTCCTAAAGCTCCAAATTTCTCGGAGGATGAAAAAGATTCTGAAGATGAAAAGATGGAAGCATCTGTTTAG
- the LOC132052621 gene encoding uncharacterized protein LOC132052621, whose protein sequence is MTMWGLSYLQNLWPFSVLNPDDLRISDGLVRKLSIPENTKQFVYAIQEPESKAVIYVLCVQNLSERSALDAQCLIRGVKPDAVVVQVGNSVDYDSPQKDEILLSNSDDLGEDSVPTSSIEVLKRCFVHKLSKEKYENVAGRVVLREIFGVGFDGHLPAAKKAAEEVGSAFLLLESPFVKCSTSSECSNVGDEGFGDKFGVFGLEGGNSLVPLRTGLMVSANSRAFCVTNDVQSQMVRLLSSHLVNSGSLQKNIESEDIQQQLNYQVPQFAQTVYPLLVDLYDIFVDIPSIGRALACAQKMFHDVCNGDAVNTDLLSEVYVFKIAVEGLRTALNNAGRVPLSKTRNHTTDFSELSIEDKSHALLAQALRSQTEKFKSIVAVVDASGLAGLRKHWSANVPEEVKEIVEQLVTDSEHDGENSSRNDKKGLLGVKPVVAVGAGATAVLGASSFSKVVPASTILKVVTFKVPASLKIMMTQTQKALALAFGKSNVVGPAGMASSGVKSSVLKATASAEKIRAVAHGVIASAEKTSISAMRTAFYEIMRKRRVRPVGVLPWATFGCSVATCASLLAYGDGIECAAESLPAAPSIASLGRGIQSLHQASQAVKQTENSRIQKSIESLVYRFKKISVS, encoded by the coding sequence ATGACCATGTGGGGTTTAAGCTATTTGCAAAATCTTTGGCCTTTTTCTGTATTAAACCCTGATGATTTGAGAATTTCAGATGGGTTAGTTAGGAAATTATCAATACCCGAAAACACAAAACAGTTTGTTTATGCAATTCAAGAACCTGAATCGAAAGctgttatatatgtattatgtgtTCAGAATTTATCTGAAAGATCTGCTTTAGATGCCCAATGTTTAATTAGGGGAGTTAAACCTGATGCTGTAGTTGTTCAAGTGGGTAATTCAGTAGATTATGATAGTCCTCAAAAAGATGAGATTTTGTTGAGTAATAGTGATGATTTGGGTGAGGATTCGGTACCAACTTCGTCGATTGAGGTGTTAAAGAGGTGTTTTGTGCATAAACTTAGTAAGGAGAAGTATGAGAATGTCGCGGGACGAGTTGTTTTAAGAGAGATATTTGGGGTTGGGTTTGATGGGCATTTGCCTGCTGCGAAAAAAGCAGCTGAAGAGGTTGGCTCGGCTTTCTTGTTGCTCGAATCGCCTTTTGTTAAATGCAGCACGTCTAGTGAGTGTTCGAATGTGGGGGATGAGGGGTTTGGGGATAAGTTTGGAGTGTTTGGTTTAGAGGGTGGTAATAGTTTGGTTCCTTTAAGAACGGGATTGATGGTGTCAGCGAATTCACGTGCATTTTGTGTTACGAATGATGTTCAGTCTCAGATGGTGAGGCTGTTGTCGTCGCATTTGGTTAATTCAGGTTCCTTACAGAAGAATATTGAATCTGAGGATATTCAGCAACAATTGAATTATCAAGTACCGCAGTTTGCACAGACAGTTTATCCGTTGCTTGTTGATctttatgatatttttgttgatATTCCATCTATAGGAAGAGCTCTAGCTTGTGCTCAAAAGATGTTTCATGATGTTTGTAATGGAGATGCTGTTAATACAGATCTCCTTTCTGAGGTTTATGTCTTCAAGATTGCAGTTGAAGGGTTAAGAACAGCTTTGAACAATGCTGGTCGGGTCCCACTTAGCAAAACGAGGAATCATACAACTGATTTTTCTGAGCTTTCTATTGAGGATAAGTCCCATGCCCTTCTGGCACAGGCCCTTCGAAGCCAGACCGAGAAGTTCAAATCAATAGTTGCAGTAGTAGATGCCAGTGGATTAGCTGGACTAAGGAAGCATTGGAGTGCTAATGTACCTGAGGAAGTTAAGGAAATTGTTGAGCAGCTGGTTACTGACTCTGAACACGATGGGGAAAATTCGAGCCGAAATGACAAAAAGGGGTTACTAGGTGTTAAGCCAGTGGTAGCTGTTGGGGCTGGTGCAACTGCAGTTTTAGGAGCCTCTTCGTTTTCTAAAGTTGTTCCTGCATCtacaatattgaaagttgttACCTTTAAAGTCCCTGCTTCGCTAAAGATCATGATGACTCAAACCCAAAAGGCCCTTGCTCTTGCATTTGGAAAGTCAAACGTAGTAGGCCCTGCTGGAATGGCAAGTTCTGGTGTCAAATCATCTGTCCTTAAGGCAACTGCTTCTGCCGAGAAAATCCGTGCAGTGGCTCATGGCGTTATAGCCTCTGCAGAGAAAACTAGCATCTCTGCCATGAGAACAGCGTTCTATGAAATTATGAGGAAACGCCGAGTACGACCTGTTGGCGTTCTTCCATGGGCTACCTTTGGGTGCAGTGTGGCTACTTGTGCAAGCTTGCTTGCGTATGGAGATGGAATAGAATGTGCTGCTGAATCTCTTCCAGCAGCTCCTTCAATTGCCAGTTTGGGTCGTGGCATCCAAAGTTTGCATCAGGCTTCTCAGGCAGTGAAACAAACAGAAAACTCCAGGATACAAAAGTCAATAGAGTCTCTTGTGTACAGATTTAAAAAGATAAGTGTCTCATAA
- the LOC132052617 gene encoding uncharacterized protein LOC132052617: protein METLSQLSSTRSRSFESFFHEGVEPIQNGEQDQMEQEVCWIQEEEENENNTNTPQNGWFKNIEEPWLNCRSQKKKNQVFLEGYVENSDEDELGRTKSLTDDDLEELKGCLDLGFGFSYDEIPELCNTLPALELCYSMSQKYLDEQQKCPDAMSDTGSSGSGPVANWKISSPGDDPEDVKARLKYWAQAVACTVKLCN, encoded by the exons atggaaactcTCTCTCAATTATCATCAACAAGATCTAGGTCATTTGAAAGCTTTTTCCATGAGGGTGTTGAGCCAATACAAAATGGAGAACAAGATCAAATGGAACAAGAAGTTTGTTGgattcaagaagaagaagaaaatgagaataaTACAAACACCCCACAAAATGGTTGGTTCAAGAATATTGAGGAACCATGGCTTAATTGTAGatcccaaaagaagaaaaatcaagtctTTCTTGAAGGGTATGTAGAAAATTCAGATGAAGATGAATTGGGAAGAACAAAGAGTTTAACTGATGATGATTTGGAAGAGCTTAAGGGGTGTTTGGATCTTGGTTTTGGTTTCAGTTATGATGAAATTCCTGAGCTTTGTAATACTTTGCCAGCGCTTGAACTTTGTTATTCAATGAGCCAAAAGTACCTTGATGAACAACAGAAGTGTCCTGATGCTATGTCTGATACTGGGTCATCAGGATCTGGTCCTGTTGCTAATTGGAAGATCTCTAGTCCTG GTGATGATCCTGAAGATGTCAAAGCAAGGCTGAAATATTGGGCTCAAGCTGTCGCGTGCACCGTAAAATTGTGTAAttag
- the LOC132052618 gene encoding probable glutathione peroxidase 2: MDLQSFTNLTAPLFFVLGLYLVYRYPTFSSPQKNMAEGSPKSIYDFTVKDISGNEVPLSNYRGKVLLIVNVASKCGLTDSNYKELNVLYEKYKDQGFEILAFPCNQFLWQEPGTNEEIQQTVCSRFKAEFPVFEKVDVNGDNAAPLYKFLKSEKGGFLGNAVKWNFTKFLVNKEGKVVERYAPKTPPLQFEKDIQNLLGSS; encoded by the exons ATGGATTTGCAAAGTTTCACCAATTTGACAGCTCCCTTGTTCTTTGTTCTTGGTTTGTACTTGGTCTATAGATACCCAactttttcttctcctcaaaaaAATATGGCTGAAGGATCCCCCAAATCTATTTATGATTTCACTGTCAAG GATATATCGGGAAATGAGGTACCTTTGAGCAATTATAGGGGAAAGGTTCTTCTTATTGTCAATGTCGCATCAAAATG TGGGTTAACAGATTCAAACTACAAGGAGCTGAATGTTTTGTATGAGAAGTACAAAGATCAAG GTTTTGAAATTTTGGCATTTCCTTGTAACCAGTTTCTGTGGCAAGAGCCCGGAACTAATGAGGAGATTCAGCAAACTGTATGCTCCAGGTTCAAAGCTGAATTCCCTGTATTTGAAAAG GTTGATGTGAACGGGGATAATGCTGCACCACTTTACAAGTTCTTAAAATCAGAGAAAGGTGGTTTCCTTGGAAATGCTGTCAAGTGGAACTTCACCAAATTCCTTGTGAACAAAGAAGGGAAGGTTGTGGAACGATATGCACCCAAGACACCACCTCTTCAGTTTGAG AAAGATATACAAAATCTGCTGGGTTCGTCTTGA